Proteins found in one Deinococcus radiopugnans ATCC 19172 genomic segment:
- a CDS encoding homoaconitate hydratase (catalyzes the formation of homoisocitrate from cis-homoaconitate), giving the protein MPRVWKFGDSVNTDDILPGKFAPFMAGEDVFQTFAFHYTRPEFAAQVEPGDVLIGGRNWGLGSSREYAPQALKKLRVGAIVAPSFARIHYRNLLNLGIPAFEADLTGVLEDGEEVTLDIDTGVLTHPRGTVQLPPPPEFLREALAEGSILAFFKKHGRFPGEHSPGEKPSEGQTP; this is encoded by the coding sequence ATGCCCCGCGTCTGGAAATTTGGCGACAGCGTGAACACCGACGACATCCTGCCCGGCAAGTTCGCGCCGTTCATGGCCGGCGAGGACGTGTTCCAGACCTTCGCCTTCCACTACACCCGCCCGGAATTCGCCGCGCAGGTTGAGCCCGGCGACGTGCTGATCGGCGGGCGCAACTGGGGCCTGGGCAGCAGCCGCGAGTACGCCCCGCAGGCCCTCAAGAAGCTGCGGGTGGGGGCCATCGTCGCCCCCAGCTTCGCGCGCATCCATTACCGCAACCTCTTAAATCTGGGCATTCCCGCCTTCGAGGCCGACCTGACCGGGGTGCTGGAGGACGGCGAAGAGGTCACGCTGGACATCGACACGGGCGTGCTGACCCACCCGCGCGGCACCGTGCAACTGCCGCCCCCGCCCGAATTTCTGCGCGAGGCGCTGGCCGAAGGCAGCATCCTGGCCTTTTTCAAGAAGCACGGGCGTTTTCCGGGTGAACACAGTCCCGGAGAAAAGCCCTCGGAAGGCCAAACCCCGTAG
- the lysW gene encoding lysine biosynthesis protein LysW — MTTIQFENPDTGAPIELTNPELGELVIDDETGVEYEVVSVDPPRLEAAPQEAEDWGE; from the coding sequence ATGACGACTATCCAATTTGAGAATCCGGATACCGGTGCGCCTATCGAACTGACCAATCCTGAACTGGGCGAACTGGTGATCGACGACGAAACGGGCGTGGAATATGAAGTCGTGTCCGTAGACCCGCCCCGACTGGAAGCCGCCCCGCAGGAAGCGGAGGACTGGGGAGAGTAA
- the lysX gene encoding lysine biosynthesis protein LysX: MAELAVLYDRIRPDEKMLFEALDALGTPYDKVYVPHLKLTFDDAGAAAVPWRVAIERCVSQTRGHAVTRALEGFGVQVINPGHVIELCGDKLATNARLHAAGLPTPRTGVSFDGDAALEQIESLGYPLVLKPTVGSWGRMVSRLNDRDAAEAVIEHKEVLGGPQHGVFYVQELVNKPGRDIRAFVIGGECIGAIYRTSEHWITNTARGAKASNCEVTPELADLAVRSAAAVDGRIVAIDLVEDPQRRGEWGGLLVIEINHTMEFKNSVSTTGVDIPRRMGEYAIGLLEKAPAGQAV, from the coding sequence ATGGCCGAACTTGCCGTGCTGTATGACCGCATCCGCCCCGACGAGAAGATGCTGTTCGAGGCGCTGGACGCCCTGGGCACGCCCTACGACAAGGTGTACGTCCCGCACCTGAAACTGACCTTCGACGACGCGGGCGCCGCCGCCGTGCCGTGGAGAGTCGCCATCGAGCGCTGCGTCAGCCAGACGCGCGGCCACGCGGTCACCCGCGCGCTGGAGGGCTTCGGCGTGCAGGTGATCAACCCCGGCCACGTCATCGAGTTGTGCGGCGACAAGCTGGCGACGAACGCCCGCCTGCACGCCGCCGGGCTGCCCACCCCGCGCACCGGGGTCAGCTTCGACGGCGACGCCGCGCTGGAACAGATCGAATCTCTGGGCTACCCGCTGGTGCTCAAGCCCACAGTGGGTTCCTGGGGGCGCATGGTCAGCCGGCTCAATGACCGCGACGCCGCCGAGGCCGTCATCGAACACAAGGAAGTGCTGGGCGGCCCGCAGCACGGCGTCTTCTACGTGCAGGAACTGGTGAACAAGCCGGGGCGCGACATCCGCGCCTTCGTCATCGGCGGCGAGTGCATCGGCGCGATCTACCGCACGTCTGAACACTGGATCACCAACACGGCGCGCGGCGCCAAGGCCAGCAACTGCGAGGTCACGCCTGAGCTGGCCGATCTGGCCGTGCGGTCTGCTGCCGCCGTGGACGGGCGCATCGTCGCCATCGATCTGGTGGAAGACCCGCAGCGCCGGGGCGAGTGGGGCGGCCTGCTGGTCATCGAGATCAACCACACCATGGAGTTCAAGAACAGCGTCTCCACGACGGGCGTGGACATTCCCCGCCGGATGGGCGAGTACGCGATTGGACTGCTGGAAAAGGCGCCTGCCGGTCAAGCTGTCTAG
- the pepF gene encoding oligoendopeptidase F: protein MTTAPSSGQPRSLPARADVPREQTWDIEALFATPQAWEAEAEALPAAIDALAAYAGQLTTPEALLTYLKVADDVELRLSRFFSYASMTASVDGHDAEAAARRDRASSIAARYGSVSAFFRPELLALDEATVNDWLGRPDFADQRVRLERILRSRPHVRSGEVEELLGAVGAPFASERGIHPALANMDLRFGTAGGVKVTQGNVDSLVSGPDREVRREAWENYADAHLAARHSQAAMYATNVRQSVFLARARHYPDAITASLAPDRIPTEVVTTLLDTYRANTPIWHRYWRVRRDWLGLEELREYDVKASLVPPRKVEYAQAVDWIAAGMAPLGEAYVKDLRFGLTEDRWVDYAENDGKRQGAYSNGGGRVKPFIFMTWNGTLGSYSTLAHEIGHSMHSLLSMREHPYSVPRYTLFHAEVASNFNQAMVRQHLLKEARAAGDTALEVAIIEEALGNFHRYFFIMPTLAAFELECYRRIEAGGTLSAPDLIELTADLLAQGYGDGVKMDRERSGILWAQFSTHLYANFYAYQYSTGISAAHQLLEQFGEDEHAARETYLRFLKSGGSLDPIDALKEAGVDMLSPEPVEATFRTLAGYVDRLEELVGTVKA, encoded by the coding sequence ATGACAACAGCGCCGTCGTCCGGACAGCCCCGCAGCCTTCCCGCCCGTGCCGACGTGCCGCGTGAACAGACCTGGGACATCGAGGCGCTGTTCGCCACGCCGCAGGCCTGGGAGGCAGAGGCCGAAGCGCTGCCCGCCGCCATCGACGCCCTGGCCGCCTACGCCGGTCAACTGACCACGCCCGAGGCCCTGCTGACCTACCTGAAGGTGGCCGACGACGTGGAGTTGCGCCTGAGCCGCTTCTTCTCCTACGCGAGCATGACCGCCAGCGTGGACGGCCACGACGCGGAAGCCGCCGCCCGCCGCGACCGGGCCAGCAGCATTGCCGCCCGCTACGGCAGCGTGTCCGCCTTTTTCCGCCCCGAGCTGCTGGCGCTGGACGAGGCCACGGTGAACGATTGGCTGGGGCGCCCCGACTTCGCCGATCAGCGCGTGCGCCTGGAGCGCATCCTGCGCAGCCGCCCGCACGTCCGCAGCGGCGAGGTGGAGGAACTGCTGGGCGCGGTGGGCGCCCCCTTCGCCTCCGAGCGCGGCATTCACCCGGCGCTGGCGAACATGGACTTGCGCTTCGGCACGGCGGGCGGCGTGAAGGTCACGCAGGGCAACGTGGACAGCCTGGTCAGTGGCCCCGACCGCGAGGTCAGGCGTGAAGCCTGGGAAAACTACGCCGACGCCCACCTGGCCGCCCGCCACTCGCAGGCCGCCATGTACGCCACCAACGTGCGCCAGAGTGTTTTCCTGGCCCGCGCCCGGCACTACCCGGACGCCATCACCGCGTCCCTGGCGCCCGACCGCATTCCCACCGAAGTGGTGACCACGTTGCTGGACACCTACCGCGCCAACACCCCGATCTGGCACCGCTACTGGAGGGTGCGCCGCGACTGGCTGGGCCTGGAGGAACTGCGCGAGTACGACGTGAAGGCCTCGCTGGTGCCCCCCCGCAAGGTGGAGTACGCGCAGGCGGTGGACTGGATCGCCGCCGGCATGGCCCCGCTGGGCGAGGCGTACGTGAAAGACCTGCGCTTCGGCCTGACCGAAGACCGCTGGGTGGACTACGCCGAGAACGACGGCAAACGCCAGGGCGCGTACAGCAACGGCGGCGGGCGGGTCAAGCCGTTCATCTTCATGACCTGGAACGGCACGCTGGGCAGCTACAGCACCCTGGCCCACGAAATCGGCCACTCCATGCACTCGCTGCTGTCCATGCGCGAACACCCGTACTCGGTGCCGCGCTACACGCTGTTCCACGCCGAAGTCGCCAGCAACTTCAACCAGGCGATGGTGCGCCAGCACCTGCTGAAAGAGGCCCGCGCCGCCGGGGACACCGCGCTGGAAGTCGCCATCATCGAGGAGGCGCTGGGCAACTTCCACCGCTACTTCTTCATCATGCCCACGCTGGCCGCCTTCGAGCTGGAATGCTACCGCCGCATCGAGGCGGGCGGCACCCTGAGCGCCCCGGATCTGATCGAGCTGACCGCCGATCTGCTGGCTCAGGGCTACGGCGACGGCGTCAAGATGGATCGTGAGCGCAGCGGCATCCTCTGGGCGCAGTTTTCCACCCACCTGTACGCCAATTTCTACGCCTACCAGTACTCCACCGGCATCAGCGCGGCGCACCAGTTGCTCGAACAGTTCGGCGAGGATGAGCACGCCGCCCGCGAGACTTACCTGCGCTTCCTGAAGTCCGGCGGCAGCCTCGATCCCATCGACGCATTGAAAGAGGCAGGGGTGGACATGCTCAGCCCCGAACCCGTGGAGGCGACGTTCCGCACCCTGGCCGGGTACGTGGACCGGCTGGAAGAGCTGGTAGGGACGGTCAAGGCTTGA
- a CDS encoding extracellular solute-binding protein produces the protein MKIRPAWCIGFILACLGSARADSLSVWSHFIGADAGWLRAQAQTFSARTGQQVSVHNVSFTAAVTSFMGDERPSGVPAPDVFVGVPHDYLALSVWRGVVAAPGPFKLTATDDDAPTLETMKIGGKLYGLPLTAEAVALAYNRQLVRDAPRTWPALMDAARVNSWGGRSGLAWDTRNPYMNYGLISAYGGYVFGKGKSGPDVQDVGLASAGAVKAAVLINDLIYQDGVMHAAVDEGEAKRLFLTGKAAMFLAGPWDMGDLVQAGMDFGLAPLPRPPGAAREWSPFVSVSGVYVSADSTQKTVAAQFARQLTGQEAQVALAKAGGRIPASRRARAELRNNPIVSGFGQVIGQGTPLPHIVNPDALWQSWGEAMAATVAVPRPDYSKILSRAVDQMKSAFKP, from the coding sequence ATGAAAATCAGGCCCGCGTGGTGCATCGGATTCATTCTCGCCTGCCTGGGCAGCGCCAGGGCGGACAGCCTCTCGGTCTGGAGCCACTTTATTGGTGCGGACGCCGGGTGGCTCAGGGCACAGGCCCAGACCTTCAGCGCCCGCACCGGCCAGCAGGTCAGCGTCCACAACGTCTCGTTCACTGCTGCGGTGACCAGCTTCATGGGCGACGAGCGCCCGTCAGGCGTCCCAGCGCCCGACGTCTTCGTCGGTGTCCCGCACGACTACCTGGCCCTGTCCGTGTGGCGTGGGGTGGTTGCCGCCCCCGGCCCCTTCAAACTCACGGCGACCGATGACGACGCCCCGACTCTGGAGACGATGAAAATAGGCGGCAAGCTGTACGGTCTGCCCCTGACAGCAGAAGCCGTGGCGTTGGCCTACAACAGACAGTTGGTTCGGGATGCGCCCAGAACCTGGCCCGCCCTGATGGACGCCGCCCGCGTCAATTCCTGGGGGGGCCGGTCTGGTTTGGCTTGGGACACGCGCAACCCCTACATGAACTACGGCCTGATCAGCGCGTATGGCGGGTACGTGTTCGGAAAGGGCAAGAGCGGCCCTGATGTACAAGATGTTGGACTTGCCAGTGCCGGGGCCGTGAAAGCGGCGGTGCTGATCAACGATCTGATTTACCAGGACGGGGTGATGCACGCCGCCGTGGATGAGGGCGAGGCCAAGCGCCTGTTCCTCACGGGCAAGGCGGCCATGTTTCTGGCCGGCCCCTGGGACATGGGTGATCTTGTACAGGCAGGAATGGACTTCGGGCTCGCGCCGCTGCCCAGACCGCCCGGCGCGGCCCGCGAATGGAGTCCGTTCGTCAGCGTCTCTGGGGTCTACGTGAGCGCCGACAGCACGCAGAAAACCGTGGCCGCGCAGTTTGCCCGGCAACTCACGGGTCAGGAAGCACAGGTGGCGCTGGCGAAGGCGGGCGGGCGCATTCCGGCCAGCCGCCGCGCCCGCGCCGAACTGCGGAACAATCCAATCGTGAGCGGCTTTGGTCAGGTGATCGGTCAGGGAACACCCCTGCCGCATATCGTGAATCCAGACGCCTTGTGGCAGTCATGGGGCGAGGCGATGGCCGCAACGGTGGCCGTGCCCAGGCCCGATTACTCAAAAATTCTGAGTCGTGCAGTCGATCAGATGAAGTCTGCTTTCAAGCCTTGA
- the tpiA gene encoding triose-phosphate isomerase, with the protein MPQNLLALNWKMNKTPAEARAWAEELREKLEPGEAELAVMAPSITLPSLAAHLPPGVALGAQDVSKHESGAYTGEISAAMLVDVGAKYVVVGHSERREYHGETDADVAAKAKQAQANGLIPIVCVGEGLDVREKGEQVAYTLKQLEGSLSGVGPDVVVAYEPVWAIGTGKTATADDAEELAAAIRDALTERYGSDADGIRILYGGSVKADNIASICGQPNVNGALVGGASLKVPDVVGMNDALK; encoded by the coding sequence ATGCCCCAGAACCTGCTGGCCCTGAACTGGAAGATGAACAAGACCCCCGCCGAGGCCCGCGCCTGGGCCGAGGAACTGCGCGAGAAGTTGGAACCCGGCGAGGCCGAACTGGCGGTGATGGCCCCGTCCATCACGCTGCCGTCGCTGGCGGCGCATCTGCCCCCCGGCGTGGCGCTGGGGGCGCAGGACGTCTCCAAGCATGAATCGGGCGCGTACACCGGCGAGATCAGCGCCGCCATGCTGGTGGACGTGGGCGCGAAATACGTTGTGGTGGGCCACAGCGAACGCCGCGAGTACCACGGCGAGACGGACGCGGACGTGGCCGCCAAGGCCAAGCAGGCGCAGGCCAACGGCCTGATTCCGATTGTCTGTGTGGGCGAGGGTCTGGACGTACGCGAGAAGGGCGAACAGGTGGCCTACACGCTGAAACAGCTGGAGGGCAGCCTGAGCGGTGTGGGGCCGGACGTCGTGGTGGCCTACGAACCGGTCTGGGCCATCGGCACCGGCAAGACCGCCACCGCCGACGACGCCGAGGAACTGGCCGCCGCCATCCGGGACGCGCTGACGGAGCGTTATGGCAGCGATGCCGACGGCATCCGCATCCTGTACGGCGGCAGCGTCAAGGCCGACAACATCGCCAGCATCTGCGGCCAGCCCAATGTGAACGGCGCGCTGGTGGGCGGCGCGAGCCTCAAGGTGCCGGACGTGGTGGGGATGAATGACGCTTTGAAGTGA